One segment of Anser cygnoides isolate HZ-2024a breed goose chromosome 37, Taihu_goose_T2T_genome, whole genome shotgun sequence DNA contains the following:
- the LOC136788485 gene encoding olfactory receptor 14C36-like, which yields MYFFLLNLALLDLGTITTTVPKAMANSLWDTTAISYLECAAQVFFFLFFILAEFSLLTIMAYDRYVAICKPLHYRTVMASRTCVNMAAAAWGSGFLYTMLHTANTFSLPLCQGYALEQFFCEIPQILKLSCSDAYLREVGLIVASVCLVSGCFVFLVLSYVQIFRAVLRIPSEQGRHKAFSTCLPHLAVVFLFISTAFFAYLKPPSMSSSSLNLLLAVLYSVMPPAVNPLIYSMRNKELKDVVWKVMTGGLSEGINCPSS from the coding sequence atgtacttcttcctcctcaacctcgccctcctcgacctgggcacTATTACCaccactgtccccaaagccatggccaattccctctgggacaccacaGCCATCTCCTACTTGGAATGTGCTGCacaagtctttttctttctctttttcatcttaGCAGAGTtttctcttctcaccatcatggcctatgaccgctatgttgccatctgcaaaccccTGCATTACAGGACAGTAATGGCCAGCAGAACTTGTGTcaacatggcagcagctgcctggggcagtggctttctctaTACtatgctgcacactgccaataccttttccctccccctctgccaaggcTATGCCCTggagcagttcttctgtgaaatcccccagatcctcaagctctcctgctcagatgcctacctcagagaGGTTGGGCTTATTGTGGCTAGTGTCTGTTTAGTAtctgggtgttttgttttccttgtgctttcttacgtgcagatcttcagggctgtgctgaggatcccctctgagcagggacggcacaaagccttttccacgtgcctccctcacctggccgtggtcttcCTATTCATCAGCACTGCCTtttttgcctacctgaagcccccctctatgtcctcctcctccctgaatcttttgctggcagttctgtactcggtgatgcctccagcagtgaaccctctcatctacagcatgaggaacaaggagctcAAGGATGTAGTGTGGAAAGTGATGACTGGAGGTTTATCAGAAGGAATAAACTGCCCGTCTTCTTAA